The proteins below come from a single Malus sylvestris chromosome 3, drMalSylv7.2, whole genome shotgun sequence genomic window:
- the LOC126614735 gene encoding uncharacterized protein LOC126614735 yields MGNAVSPCFQQKTNSVVKVIFSEGSTTRFLKGKHIAGEIMFEFPDQMVCHADSFFIGRPVPALAINDELMLGQTYFVLPIDRFACSVLSASTLAALGSSSRPNKKAAPINFGECPFEYIKGSNGKVLIKVVPEFIARLIARSHKEIDGSSEAISSVNTTFLCSTPELQKHYEQLVVSKEQLWSPKLETISEYKVRFSPCKYIGLEWKEKEQEVI; encoded by the coding sequence ATGGGCAATGCAGTTTCTCCCTGCTTTCAGCAAAAAACAAACTCAGTTGTGAAAGTAATATTTTCAGAAGGCAGCACCACAAGATTCCTCAAAGGAAAACACATCGCTGGAGAGATCATGTTCGAGTTCCCTGACCAAATGGTTTGCCACGCAGACTCTTTCTTCATCGGCCGCCCGGTTCCTGCCTTAGCCATCAACGACGAGCTCATGCTTGGCCAGACCTATTTCGTTCTTCCGATTGATCGTTTCGCATGCAGCGTCCTCTCAGCCTCGACCCTCGCCGCCCTAGGCTCATCGTCGAGGCCCAACAAGAAGGCAGCTCCTATCAATTTCGGGGAGTGCCCGTTTGAGTATATAAAGGGTTCAAACGGAAAGGTCTTGATCAAGGTGGTGCCAGAGTTCATAGCAAGGCTAATTGCAAGAAGTCACAAGGAAATTGATGGGTCGTCTGAGGCTATAAGTTCTGTAAATACTACTTTTCTTTGTAGCACACCTGAGCTGCAAAAGCACTATGAACAACTCGTTGTGTCTAAAGAGCAATTATGGTCGCCTAAGCTTGAAACCATTTCTGAGTATAAGGTTAGGTTTTCACCATGCAAATATATAGGGCTGGAGTGGAAAGAAAAAGAGCAGGAAGTCATCTAG